Proteins from one Humidesulfovibrio mexicanus genomic window:
- a CDS encoding glycosyltransferase family 2 protein — MPLTAAPRKASRTVGLVLTYNGERLLARCLASLAFCEHVLVVDSQSTDETVAIARAAGAEVLQRRWEGPGPQFRFALEHIRAMEPQVDWVVSLDQDEWLSEELAANIQKATASDTANAGFWMARSSYYFTGFMRHGGWYPDRLLRLFRPGGMEIRVSGAHESFNPLGSTGQLDGDIIHYPYRNFREHLDKINSYAQQGADDLRRNGRKGGVLAGVVHGLGRFVKLYILKLGLLDGRAGFINAVHGAFYAFLKYVRAAGPETWGPDS; from the coding sequence ATGCCCCTGACAGCGGCCCCACGCAAGGCCTCCCGAACAGTCGGCCTCGTCCTCACCTACAATGGTGAGCGCCTGTTGGCGCGTTGTCTGGCTTCGCTGGCCTTCTGCGAGCATGTCCTCGTGGTGGATTCACAGAGCACGGACGAAACCGTGGCCATCGCCCGCGCCGCCGGGGCGGAGGTGCTTCAGCGCCGCTGGGAGGGACCGGGGCCGCAGTTCCGGTTCGCCCTGGAACACATCCGGGCTATGGAACCCCAGGTGGACTGGGTGGTGAGCCTGGACCAGGACGAGTGGCTGAGTGAGGAGCTCGCCGCGAACATCCAGAAGGCCACAGCGTCGGATACGGCCAACGCCGGGTTCTGGATGGCGCGATCGTCCTATTATTTCACCGGGTTCATGCGCCATGGCGGGTGGTATCCGGACCGGCTTCTGCGGCTGTTCCGCCCCGGCGGCATGGAGATCCGCGTGAGCGGCGCGCATGAAAGCTTTAATCCGCTGGGCTCCACGGGGCAGCTGGACGGCGACATCATCCATTATCCCTACCGCAATTTTCGCGAGCACCTGGACAAGATCAATTCCTATGCCCAGCAGGGCGCAGACGATTTGCGCCGCAACGGTCGTAAGGGAGGCGTGCTGGCTGGCGTCGTGCATGGGCTCGGCCGCTTCGTCAAGCTCTACATACTCAAGCTGGGCCTGTTGGACGGTCGTGCCGGGTTCATCAACGCCGTTCACGGAGCGTTCTACGCCTTCCTCAAGTATGTACGCGCCGCAGGACCGGAGACGTGGGGCCCGGACTCGTGA
- a CDS encoding NAD-dependent epimerase/dehydratase family protein codes for MSFANANVLITGGAGFIGSNLAIRLIGAGANVTIVDSLIPEYGGNLRNLASVHGLCHLNISDVRDPHAMRYLIQSKDYLFNLAGQTSHMDSMTMPFTDLEINAHAQLSILEACRQYNPAIRIVFAGTRQVYGRPQYLPVDENHPIRPVDVNGINKVAGESYHLLYGDVYGIPSTVLRLTNTYGPRMRVKDARQTFVGIWLRLLLEGKPFEVWGGEQLRDFTYVDDCVDALLLVAQDDKAIGKIYNIGGEKNVSLLHLAKLLIEANGGRGEYALRQFPDERKKIDIGDYYSDDTRIRKELGWMPRISLEEGLSRTVAYYTTELKHYI; via the coding sequence ATGAGCTTCGCCAATGCCAATGTCCTGATCACCGGCGGTGCCGGCTTCATCGGCTCCAACCTCGCAATCCGGCTCATAGGGGCAGGGGCGAACGTCACCATCGTGGACAGCCTCATCCCGGAATATGGCGGCAATCTCCGCAATTTGGCATCCGTGCACGGCTTATGCCACCTGAACATCTCAGATGTCCGCGACCCCCATGCCATGCGCTACCTCATCCAATCCAAGGACTATCTGTTCAACCTCGCCGGACAGACCAGCCACATGGATTCCATGACCATGCCGTTCACGGACCTCGAAATCAACGCGCACGCCCAACTCTCCATCCTGGAAGCCTGCCGCCAATACAACCCCGCCATCCGCATCGTTTTCGCCGGAACGCGGCAGGTCTACGGCCGCCCCCAGTATCTGCCCGTGGACGAGAACCATCCGATCCGTCCCGTGGATGTCAACGGAATCAACAAGGTCGCGGGCGAAAGCTACCACCTGCTCTACGGAGACGTATACGGCATCCCCTCAACGGTTCTCCGCCTTACCAATACCTACGGGCCGCGCATGCGCGTCAAGGATGCCCGCCAAACCTTTGTGGGCATTTGGCTCCGGCTGCTGCTGGAAGGCAAGCCCTTCGAAGTGTGGGGCGGCGAACAGCTGCGCGATTTCACCTACGTGGATGACTGTGTGGACGCCCTGCTGCTCGTCGCGCAAGATGACAAGGCAATAGGCAAGATCTACAACATCGGCGGGGAGAAGAACGTCTCCCTGCTGCACCTTGCCAAGTTGCTCATTGAGGCCAATGGCGGACGCGGCGAGTATGCGCTCCGCCAGTTTCCGGATGAACGCAAAAAAATCGACATCGGCGACTACTATTCCGACGACACGCGCATACGGAAGGAACTTGGCTGGATGCCACGCATTTCGCTTGAAGAGGGGCTCTCCAGAACCGTGGCCTACTACACCACGGAGCTGAAGCACTACATTTGA
- a CDS encoding DegT/DnrJ/EryC1/StrS family aminotransferase, producing MKNAFIPFANPGAAFQARKHEYDEAFSRVIGSGQYILGPEVETFERRFAEWLADASCAAGDCIGVANGTDAIEIALRALQGLFPVPSGKLPAVFTVSHTAVATVAAIERAGCVPILVDIDEASYTMSPGSLEAAVNMVAAERPDLAPMAVIPVHLYGHPCDLDAIMGIGERHGMRIIEDCAQAHGAAYRGKRVGTLGIAGTFSFYPTKNLGAIGDAGAVYTGDSALAAEMRALRQYGWKQRYVSAIPGINSRMDPLQAAFLDINLRHLDADNAARRSIAARYDALISRATITPPVAKPEVEHAFHLYVLRSKRRDALAAFLHERGVGTAVHYPQAVHSQPAYAGRVIIAPDGLPITERVVPELLSLPMFPQLIQADVERVAHALLAWDKEQSS from the coding sequence ATGAAAAACGCATTTATCCCCTTTGCAAATCCCGGCGCCGCGTTCCAGGCGCGCAAGCACGAATACGACGAGGCCTTTTCCCGGGTGATCGGCAGCGGCCAATATATTCTCGGCCCCGAAGTTGAAACCTTCGAGCGGCGCTTTGCCGAGTGGCTTGCCGACGCCTCCTGCGCTGCGGGGGATTGCATCGGGGTCGCCAACGGAACGGACGCCATCGAGATCGCTTTGCGCGCGCTGCAAGGCCTGTTCCCCGTGCCGTCGGGCAAGCTGCCGGCCGTTTTCACGGTTTCGCACACGGCGGTGGCCACGGTCGCGGCCATTGAACGCGCTGGCTGCGTCCCCATTCTGGTGGACATTGACGAAGCGTCCTACACGATGTCGCCGGGTTCGCTCGAAGCCGCCGTAAACATGGTGGCCGCGGAACGGCCCGACCTCGCCCCCATGGCCGTCATCCCCGTGCATCTCTACGGGCACCCTTGCGATCTGGACGCCATCATGGGCATCGGGGAACGCCACGGGATGCGGATCATCGAGGACTGCGCGCAGGCCCATGGCGCGGCCTACCGCGGCAAGAGGGTCGGCACTCTGGGCATTGCGGGCACATTCAGCTTTTACCCGACCAAGAACCTCGGCGCCATTGGCGACGCCGGGGCCGTCTACACCGGGGATTCAGCGCTCGCCGCAGAGATGCGGGCGCTGCGGCAATACGGCTGGAAGCAGCGCTATGTCAGCGCCATTCCGGGCATCAACTCGCGCATGGACCCCTTGCAGGCAGCGTTTCTGGACATAAACCTCCGCCACCTTGACGCGGACAACGCCGCCCGCCGCTCCATCGCCGCACGCTACGACGCCCTGATCAGCAGGGCCACCATCACGCCGCCAGTCGCCAAACCGGAAGTGGAGCACGCCTTCCACCTGTACGTTCTCCGAAGCAAACGGCGGGATGCCCTCGCAGCATTTCTGCACGAGCGGGGAGTGGGCACCGCCGTGCATTACCCCCAAGCGGTGCATTCCCAACCCGCATACGCCGGGCGTGTCATCATCGCACCCGACGGCCTGCCCATCACGGAGCGTGTGGTCCCCGAGCTTCTCAGCCTGCCCATGTTCCCGCAACTTATTCAGGCGGACGTGGAACGCGTTGCACACGCCCTTCTGGCCTGGGACAAGGAGCAGTCGTCATGA
- a CDS encoding sugar transferase, which translates to MTAKRLLDLALVLPGLVLAAPLMLLVALLVRLGLGPGVIFRQTRPGLDAKPFTILKFRTMRHGPGPDAERLTPLGRLLRRTSLDELPELWNVARGDMSLVGPRPLLMEYLPRYSPEQARRHEVRPGITGLAQVRGRNALSWEERLALDVWYVDNRSLGLDLRILGRTVLAVLSGRGVSAPGQATMSAFTGTGAPPSAQAPAPRKGQSGRD; encoded by the coding sequence ATGACCGCCAAGCGGCTGCTGGACCTAGCCCTTGTCCTGCCGGGGCTGGTCCTTGCCGCGCCGCTCATGCTCCTGGTCGCCCTGCTCGTGCGCCTGGGCCTGGGACCGGGGGTCATTTTCCGCCAGACGCGCCCCGGACTCGACGCCAAGCCCTTCACCATCCTCAAATTCCGCACCATGCGCCACGGCCCCGGCCCGGACGCGGAGCGCCTCACCCCGCTGGGGCGGCTGCTGCGCAGAACCTCCCTCGACGAGTTGCCAGAGCTGTGGAACGTGGCGCGCGGCGACATGAGCCTTGTCGGCCCCCGGCCGCTTCTGATGGAGTATCTGCCGCGCTACAGCCCGGAGCAGGCCCGCAGGCACGAGGTTCGCCCCGGCATCACCGGGCTCGCCCAGGTGCGCGGCCGCAACGCCCTGTCCTGGGAGGAGCGCCTGGCCCTGGACGTGTGGTATGTGGACAACCGCAGCCTGGGGCTTGACCTGCGCATCCTGGGCCGCACGGTCCTGGCGGTGCTCTCGGGCCGGGGCGTCTCGGCCCCGGGACAGGCCACCATGAGCGCGTTCACGGGCACGGGCGCCCCCCCTTCCGCCCAGGCCCCGGCACCCCGCAAGGGCCAGAGCGGCCGCGATTGA
- a CDS encoding glycosyltransferase family 4 protein, translating into MRIVVVTAHAPSLVNFRAPLLAALVARGHEVLALAPPEPGGGAATRAALRGLGVGLMAYPLERGGRNPLRDLHSLLALRDHFRTLRPDLVLPYAIKPVLYGSLAARWAKVPHTASLITGLGYAFGGLSDTLAQDFPGRPQTMGRRCLTELVTRLYAKALAKNRAVIFQNPDDRDLFQRLGILSPGQRVAVVGGSGVDLDHFAPAPPVAAEAGQTPVFTCVARLLWAKGVGVFVEACRMLKRRHPHVVCRLIGPQDAVPDAVAPEMLRRWREDRVVEILEPVEDIRPVLAATSVFVLPSYREGAPRSSLEAMAMARPVVTTDVPGCRQTVEDGVTGFLVPPFEPGALMRAMERYVLEPELIAQQGAAARKLAEERFDARRVTADMLAALPLPENTAPAEAR; encoded by the coding sequence ATGCGCATCGTCGTCGTCACGGCTCACGCCCCGTCCCTGGTGAACTTCCGCGCCCCGCTGCTGGCCGCGCTTGTGGCGCGCGGGCACGAGGTCCTCGCCCTGGCCCCGCCCGAACCCGGCGGCGGCGCGGCCACAAGGGCCGCCCTGCGCGGCCTGGGCGTCGGGCTCATGGCCTATCCGCTGGAACGCGGCGGCCGGAACCCCCTGCGCGACCTGCACAGCCTGCTCGCCCTGCGCGACCATTTCCGCACCCTCCGGCCGGACCTTGTGCTGCCCTACGCCATCAAGCCGGTGCTCTATGGCTCGCTGGCGGCGCGCTGGGCCAAGGTGCCGCACACGGCTTCGCTCATCACCGGCCTGGGCTACGCCTTTGGCGGGCTTTCCGACACGCTGGCGCAGGACTTTCCCGGCCGACCGCAAACCATGGGCCGCCGCTGCCTCACCGAGCTGGTGACCCGCCTGTACGCCAAGGCTCTTGCGAAGAACCGCGCCGTCATCTTCCAGAACCCGGACGACCGCGACCTGTTCCAGCGCCTGGGCATCCTCTCGCCCGGCCAGCGCGTGGCCGTGGTGGGCGGCAGCGGCGTGGACCTGGACCATTTCGCCCCGGCCCCGCCCGTTGCCGCGGAAGCGGGCCAAACGCCGGTATTCACCTGCGTGGCCCGGCTGTTGTGGGCCAAGGGCGTAGGCGTGTTCGTGGAGGCCTGCCGGATGCTCAAGCGCAGGCACCCGCACGTTGTCTGCCGCCTCATCGGCCCGCAGGACGCCGTGCCCGACGCCGTGGCCCCGGAGATGTTGCGCCGCTGGCGCGAGGACCGCGTGGTGGAGATTCTGGAGCCGGTGGAGGACATCCGCCCCGTGCTTGCCGCCACCAGCGTCTTTGTGCTGCCCAGCTACAGGGAGGGCGCGCCGCGCTCCAGCCTGGAGGCCATGGCCATGGCCCGGCCCGTGGTCACCACCGATGTGCCCGGCTGCCGCCAGACCGTTGAGGACGGAGTGACGGGCTTTCTGGTGCCGCCGTTCGAGCCCGGCGCGCTCATGCGGGCCATGGAACGCTACGTGCTGGAGCCCGAGCTCATCGCCCAGCAGGGCGCGGCCGCGCGCAAACTGGCCGAGGAGCGCTTCGACGCGCGCCGCGTGACGGCCGACATGCTCGCCGCCCTGCCCCTGCCGGAGAACACGGCCCCGGCCGAGGCCCGATGA
- the asnB gene encoding asparagine synthase (glutamine-hydrolyzing), which translates to MCGIAGIFDPTGGLSADALAETAGRMADFQAHRGPDGRGVWTDAESGLAFGHRRLAVLELSEAGAQPMHSACGRFVLCLNGEIYNHADLRAQVDAARAYSGRPALAWRGRSDTETLLEALALWGPKEALARCVGMFALALWDRRDKTLAFARDRLGEKPLFYAATRGRLLFASELRALTIGTGFCPGVDRNALALLLRLSCVPAPHSILSGVRKLPAGRLLTLRADDLATGILPAPEAYWSLKTVAEAGLALPFAGSDGEALERLLALLRQSVRGQMLADVPVGALLSGGIDSSLVAALMAEAARGDGGEAVRTFTIGYAGGEGAAYDESRQAEAVAHHLGARHTTLVFHPAEALELARKLSHVAGEPFADASLLPARLVAGLAREQVTVCLTGDGGDEIFAGYNRHAKGAALWAQLAGVSPGLRGAAASALQSLSPRTWDRVFSLLAPLLPKDARQRLPGEKLHKLALALPVRVAPAFYSALVSAWPDPGALVPNASEPPWVLRQPASWPAPALCPEGGTAWMQFLDSSWYLPEDILTKLDRAGMSVGLEARAPYLDHRVAEFAWTLPPHMRVRSGQGKWALRELLARFVPRPLWERPKTGFGVPLDAWLRGPLKPWAEALIDPERLAMEGYFEPAPVARAWAEHQSGRYNRQYRLWPVLMFQSWLESAGISG; encoded by the coding sequence ATGTGCGGCATTGCGGGCATTTTCGACCCAACCGGCGGTTTGTCCGCCGACGCCCTGGCGGAAACAGCCGGGCGCATGGCCGATTTCCAGGCCCATCGCGGCCCGGACGGGCGCGGTGTGTGGACCGATGCGGAGAGCGGACTGGCCTTTGGGCACCGCAGGCTCGCGGTGCTTGAACTCTCCGAGGCCGGAGCCCAGCCCATGCACAGCGCCTGCGGCCGCTTCGTGCTGTGCCTGAACGGCGAAATCTACAACCATGCAGACCTGCGCGCCCAGGTGGACGCCGCCCGCGCCTACTCCGGCCGTCCGGCCCTGGCCTGGCGCGGCCGCAGCGACACTGAGACCCTGCTGGAGGCCCTGGCCCTGTGGGGACCCAAGGAGGCCCTGGCCCGCTGCGTGGGCATGTTCGCCCTGGCCCTGTGGGACCGCCGGGACAAGACCCTCGCCTTCGCCCGCGACCGGCTGGGCGAAAAGCCGCTCTTCTACGCCGCCACCCGCGGCCGACTCCTTTTCGCCTCCGAATTGCGCGCGCTCACCATCGGCACGGGCTTCTGCCCCGGAGTGGACAGGAACGCCCTGGCGCTCCTGCTGCGGCTGTCCTGCGTGCCCGCGCCCCACAGCATCCTCTCCGGCGTGCGCAAACTGCCCGCCGGACGGCTGCTGACCCTGCGCGCAGACGACCTGGCGACCGGAATCCTGCCCGCGCCGGAGGCTTACTGGTCCCTCAAGACCGTAGCCGAGGCGGGCCTCGCCCTGCCCTTCGCCGGATCGGACGGGGAGGCCCTGGAGCGGCTGCTTGCCCTGCTGCGGCAGAGCGTGCGCGGCCAGATGCTGGCCGATGTGCCCGTGGGCGCGCTGTTGTCCGGCGGCATCGACTCCTCCCTTGTGGCGGCGCTGATGGCCGAGGCGGCGCGCGGCGACGGCGGCGAGGCCGTGCGCACCTTCACCATCGGCTACGCCGGAGGCGAGGGCGCAGCCTACGACGAATCGCGCCAGGCCGAGGCCGTGGCGCACCACCTGGGGGCGCGCCACACCACCCTAGTCTTCCACCCGGCGGAGGCCCTGGAGCTGGCAAGAAAGCTCTCGCACGTGGCGGGCGAGCCCTTCGCCGACGCCTCGCTTCTGCCCGCCCGGCTGGTGGCTGGCTTGGCGCGGGAGCAAGTGACCGTGTGCCTTACCGGCGATGGCGGGGACGAAATTTTCGCGGGCTACAACCGCCACGCCAAGGGCGCGGCCCTGTGGGCGCAGCTGGCCGGGGTGTCGCCTGGTCTGCGCGGCGCCGCAGCGAGCGCCCTGCAAAGCCTGTCCCCACGCACCTGGGACCGCGTGTTCTCCCTTTTGGCCCCGCTGCTGCCCAAGGACGCGCGCCAGCGCCTGCCGGGCGAGAAGCTGCACAAGCTGGCACTGGCCCTGCCCGTGCGCGTGGCCCCGGCCTTCTACTCGGCCCTGGTCTCGGCCTGGCCCGATCCCGGCGCGCTGGTGCCCAACGCCAGCGAGCCGCCCTGGGTGCTGCGCCAGCCCGCCAGCTGGCCCGCGCCCGCCCTGTGCCCGGAGGGCGGCACCGCCTGGATGCAGTTCCTGGACTCCTCCTGGTACCTGCCCGAGGACATTTTGACCAAGCTGGACCGCGCGGGCATGAGCGTGGGGCTGGAGGCGCGCGCCCCCTACCTGGACCACCGCGTGGCGGAGTTCGCCTGGACCCTGCCGCCGCACATGCGCGTGCGGTCCGGCCAGGGCAAATGGGCCCTGCGCGAACTGTTGGCGCGTTTTGTGCCCCGGCCCCTGTGGGAGCGTCCCAAGACGGGCTTCGGCGTCCCGCTGGACGCCTGGCTGCGCGGGCCGCTCAAACCCTGGGCCGAGGCCCTCATCGACCCGGAGCGCCTGGCCATGGAGGGCTATTTCGAACCCGCGCCCGTGGCCCGCGCCTGGGCCGAACACCAAAGCGGCCGCTACAACCGCCAGTACCGCCTGTGGCCCGTGCTCATGTTCCAGTCCTGGCTGGAAAGCGCGGGCATTTCGGGGTAG
- a CDS encoding sulfite exporter TauE/SafE family protein, with protein MITAWLLYIATGAFAGVLAGLLGVGGGLVIVPMLNFVFHQVGLPGDYIQHLALGTSLASIMFTSVSSLRAHNQRGAVVWPIVKAITPGILIGTFLGSKVAAHLSTQFLSVFFVVFLYYVAAQMLLNIKPKASRQVPGTAGMFGAGGVIGGVSSLVGIGGGTLSVPFMTWCNVPLHTCIGTSAAIGFPIAIAGTAGYIVNGMDAALPGWQAGYLGFLYLPALVGVAATSILTAPLGAKLAHSLPVGKLKKIFAFLLLAMGTKMLWPFITPYFGA; from the coding sequence ATGATCACCGCCTGGTTGCTGTACATCGCCACCGGCGCCTTTGCCGGAGTCCTGGCCGGACTCCTTGGCGTGGGCGGCGGGCTCGTCATCGTGCCCATGCTCAACTTCGTGTTCCACCAGGTGGGACTGCCCGGCGACTACATCCAGCATCTGGCGCTGGGCACCTCGCTGGCCAGCATCATGTTCACCAGCGTTTCCAGCCTGCGGGCGCACAACCAGCGCGGAGCCGTGGTCTGGCCCATCGTCAAGGCCATCACCCCGGGCATCCTCATCGGCACGTTCCTGGGCTCCAAGGTGGCGGCGCACCTGTCCACGCAGTTTCTTTCCGTCTTTTTTGTGGTCTTTCTGTATTACGTGGCCGCGCAGATGCTGCTCAACATCAAGCCCAAGGCCTCGCGCCAGGTGCCGGGCACGGCGGGCATGTTCGGCGCCGGCGGGGTCATCGGCGGGGTGTCCAGCTTGGTGGGCATCGGCGGGGGCACGCTCTCCGTGCCCTTCATGACCTGGTGCAACGTGCCGCTGCACACCTGCATCGGCACCAGCGCGGCCATCGGCTTTCCCATCGCCATCGCGGGCACGGCCGGGTACATCGTGAACGGCATGGACGCGGCGCTGCCCGGCTGGCAGGCCGGGTATCTGGGCTTTCTCTACCTGCCCGCCCTTGTGGGCGTGGCCGCCACAAGCATCCTCACCGCGCCCCTGGGCGCGAAGCTCGCCCACAGCCTGCCCGTGGGCAAGCTCAAGAAGATCTTCGCCTTTCTGCTTCTCGCCATGGGCACCAAGATGCTCTGGCCGTTCATAACGCCGTACTTCGGCGCGTAG
- a CDS encoding sigma-54-dependent transcriptional regulator gives MMRGVLIVDDDSMLCEALALAVTQMGFDPDMAGSLKEGLDKARSGDYSVVVLDVRLPDGCGLEALSRFQACPSAPEVIILTGASDPEGAELAIRSGAWGYIAKPPTLSTIRLPIQRAMEHHQGRQKVLPLGLKRSGIIGESRAIQACLDLVAQAASTQAAALITGETGTGKELFARAIHDNSARADNPFVIVDCAALPDKLVESELFGYERGAFTGADRRFEGLIRQAHRGTLFLDEIGELPLAVQKAFLRVLQDGRFRPVGGVKEVESDFRLVVATNRDLDALVASGGFRQDLLFRVRTMNVALPPLKERAGDIDLLCRHFVARQCRLRGIPSKRISPDYLEALELYNWPGNVREMIHAVEHSLAAGMNDPVLVPSHLPTNIRVSLARGALPQQRAEGRTAAPRATAFGAAGCLPPLRQVRLKAIAETEANYLRELLAATGGNMTRACAVSGLSRPRLYALLKKHQAG, from the coding sequence ATGATGCGCGGCGTGCTCATCGTGGACGACGACTCCATGCTCTGCGAAGCCCTGGCCCTGGCCGTGACGCAAATGGGCTTCGATCCGGACATGGCCGGAAGCCTCAAAGAGGGCTTGGACAAGGCCAGGTCCGGAGACTACAGCGTCGTGGTGCTGGACGTGCGCCTGCCCGATGGTTGCGGCCTGGAGGCCCTGTCCCGGTTCCAGGCCTGCCCCTCGGCCCCCGAAGTCATCATCCTCACCGGCGCCAGCGACCCAGAAGGCGCGGAACTGGCCATACGCAGCGGAGCTTGGGGCTACATCGCCAAGCCGCCCACCTTGAGCACCATCCGCCTGCCCATCCAGCGCGCCATGGAGCACCACCAAGGCAGGCAAAAGGTGCTGCCGCTGGGCCTCAAGCGCAGCGGCATAATCGGGGAAAGCCGCGCCATACAGGCCTGCCTGGACCTTGTGGCCCAGGCTGCGTCCACCCAGGCGGCGGCGCTCATCACCGGCGAAACGGGAACCGGAAAGGAGCTTTTCGCCCGGGCCATACACGACAACAGCGCGCGGGCCGACAACCCTTTCGTCATCGTGGACTGCGCCGCCCTGCCGGACAAGCTGGTGGAGAGCGAACTGTTCGGCTACGAGCGCGGGGCCTTCACCGGGGCCGACCGCCGCTTCGAGGGGCTCATCCGCCAGGCGCACCGGGGCACCCTGTTCCTGGATGAAATCGGCGAGCTGCCTTTGGCGGTGCAAAAGGCCTTTCTGCGCGTCCTGCAGGACGGCCGCTTCCGGCCCGTGGGCGGCGTCAAGGAGGTGGAAAGCGATTTCCGCCTGGTGGTGGCCACGAACCGTGACCTGGACGCCCTCGTCGCTTCCGGAGGATTCCGGCAGGATCTGCTGTTCCGGGTGCGCACCATGAACGTGGCGCTGCCCCCGCTGAAGGAGCGCGCGGGCGACATCGACCTGCTGTGCCGCCATTTCGTGGCCCGGCAATGCCGACTCAGGGGCATTCCCTCCAAGCGCATTTCGCCGGACTACCTGGAGGCGCTCGAGCTCTATAACTGGCCCGGCAACGTGCGCGAGATGATCCACGCGGTGGAGCATTCCCTGGCCGCGGGCATGAACGACCCGGTCCTGGTGCCGTCCCACCTGCCGACGAACATCCGCGTCAGCCTGGCGCGCGGCGCGCTGCCGCAGCAGCGAGCCGAAGGCCGGACGGCCGCCCCGCGCGCCACGGCGTTTGGCGCGGCAGGGTGTCTGCCGCCCCTGCGGCAGGTGCGGCTCAAGGCGATCGCCGAAACCGAGGCGAACTATCTGCGGGAACTGCTTGCCGCAACCGGGGGGAACATGACCCGGGCCTGCGCCGTGTCCGGCCTGTCGCGCCCCAGGCTCTACGCCCTGCTGAAAAAGCACCAGGCAGGCTGA